A portion of the Streptomyces sp. NBC_00376 genome contains these proteins:
- a CDS encoding 3-hydroxyacyl-CoA dehydrogenase NAD-binding domain-containing protein: MSSTTELLKGAAELFPGEVVTQAHVRHLDLPAGAGRFALITLDNGLDHTKPTTFGPQSLANLNAAVDQVEKEAAEGAITGIGITGKPFIFAVGADLKGVELLKNHDDALAIGKGGHDVFRRLSSLAVPTFAYYNGAAMGGGVEVGLHCTYRTVSKALPAFSLPEVFLGLVPGWGGCALLPNLIGADRAVSVIIENSLNQNRQLKGKQVFELGIADALFEGADFLEQSLIWTANVLNGTVTVERPEVDRGDAWDQAVARGKAIADSKVHGAAPAAYRALEIIAAAKDGDLGAGFDAEDQALADLIMGGELRSGIYSFNLVQKRAKRPAGAPDKNLARPVTKVGVVGAGLMASQLALLFLRRLEVPVVLTDIDQERVDKGVGYVHAEIEKLLGKGRINQDKANRLKALVSGVLDKAEGFSDADFIIEAVFEEIGVKQQVFAEVEAVAPAHAILATNTSSLSVTEMASKLKHPERVVGFHFFNPVAILPLLEIVRGEQTDDASLATAFGVARKLKKTAVLVKDAPAFVVNRILTRFMGEIQNVIDEGTPVETAEKAIEPLGLPMSPLVLLELVGPAIGLHVSETLNRAFPDRFTVSENLAAVVKAGKRGFYVYDSGKPELDPEVAALLKQGDVVLSEEQVRDRVLDAVAQEIGLMLDEGVVAEAQDIDLCLITGAGWPFHLGGITPYLDREGVSERVNGKKFLAQGVASVPA, from the coding sequence CTTCTGAAGGGTGCGGCCGAGCTGTTCCCCGGCGAGGTCGTCACCCAGGCCCACGTACGCCACCTGGACCTTCCGGCCGGCGCGGGCCGCTTCGCCCTCATCACGCTGGACAACGGCCTGGACCACACCAAGCCGACCACCTTCGGACCGCAGTCGCTGGCGAACCTGAACGCCGCCGTCGACCAGGTCGAGAAGGAGGCCGCCGAGGGTGCGATCACCGGTATCGGCATCACCGGCAAGCCGTTCATCTTCGCGGTCGGCGCCGACCTCAAGGGCGTCGAGCTGCTGAAGAACCACGACGACGCGCTCGCCATCGGCAAGGGCGGCCACGACGTGTTCCGGCGTCTGTCCTCGCTCGCGGTCCCGACGTTCGCGTACTACAACGGCGCGGCGATGGGCGGCGGTGTCGAGGTCGGTCTGCACTGCACGTACCGCACCGTCTCCAAGGCGCTGCCCGCCTTCTCGCTGCCCGAGGTCTTCCTCGGTCTGGTTCCGGGCTGGGGCGGCTGCGCGCTGCTTCCCAACCTGATCGGTGCCGACCGCGCGGTCTCGGTCATCATCGAGAACTCGCTGAACCAGAACCGTCAGCTCAAGGGCAAGCAGGTCTTCGAGCTCGGGATCGCCGACGCTCTCTTCGAGGGCGCGGACTTCCTGGAGCAGTCGCTGATCTGGACCGCGAACGTGCTGAACGGCACGGTCACGGTGGAGCGTCCCGAGGTCGACCGCGGTGACGCCTGGGACCAGGCCGTCGCGCGGGGCAAGGCGATCGCCGACTCCAAGGTGCACGGCGCCGCCCCGGCCGCGTACCGCGCGCTGGAGATCATCGCGGCGGCGAAGGACGGCGACCTGGGCGCCGGCTTCGACGCCGAGGACCAGGCCCTCGCGGACCTGATCATGGGCGGCGAGCTGCGCTCCGGGATCTACTCCTTCAACCTGGTCCAGAAGCGCGCCAAGCGCCCGGCCGGTGCCCCGGACAAGAACCTGGCCCGCCCGGTCACCAAGGTCGGCGTCGTCGGTGCCGGTCTGATGGCCTCGCAACTGGCGCTGCTGTTCCTGCGCCGCCTGGAGGTGCCGGTCGTGCTGACCGACATCGACCAGGAGCGGGTCGACAAGGGTGTGGGCTACGTCCACGCCGAGATCGAGAAGCTGCTCGGCAAGGGCCGGATCAACCAGGACAAGGCCAACCGCCTCAAGGCCCTGGTCTCCGGTGTGCTGGACAAGGCGGAGGGCTTCTCCGACGCCGACTTCATCATCGAGGCCGTCTTCGAGGAGATCGGCGTCAAGCAGCAGGTGTTCGCGGAGGTCGAGGCGGTCGCCCCGGCGCACGCGATCCTCGCCACCAACACCTCGTCCCTCTCGGTCACCGAGATGGCGTCGAAGCTGAAGCACCCCGAGCGGGTCGTCGGCTTCCACTTCTTCAACCCGGTCGCGATCCTGCCGCTGCTGGAGATCGTCCGCGGCGAGCAGACCGACGACGCCTCGCTGGCCACGGCGTTCGGTGTGGCGCGGAAGCTGAAGAAGACCGCGGTGCTGGTGAAGGACGCCCCGGCGTTCGTCGTCAACCGCATCCTCACCCGCTTCATGGGCGAGATCCAGAACGTCATCGACGAGGGCACCCCGGTCGAGACCGCCGAGAAGGCCATCGAGCCGCTCGGCCTGCCGATGTCCCCGCTGGTGCTCCTGGAGCTGGTCGGTCCGGCCATCGGTCTGCACGTCTCGGAGACCCTGAACCGCGCCTTCCCGGACCGGTTCACCGTCTCGGAGAACCTGGCCGCGGTCGTCAAGGCCGGCAAGCGCGGCTTCTACGTCTACGACTCCGGCAAGCCGGAGCTGGACCCGGAGGTCGCCGCGCTCCTCAAGCAGGGCGATGTCGTCCTGTCCGAGGAGCAGGTCCGCGACCGGGTCCTGGACGCGGTGGCGCAGGAGATCGGTCTGATGCTGGACGAGGGCGTCGTCGCCGAGGCCCAGGACATCGACCTGTGCCTGATCACCGGCGCGGGCTGGCCCTTCCACCTGGGCGGCATCACGCCGTACCTGGACCGTGAGGGCGTCTCGGAGCGGGTGAACGGCAAGAAGTTCCTCGCGCAGGGCGTGGCGAGCGTTCCGGCGTAA
- a CDS encoding phosphodiester glycosidase family protein: MRPHRDRLVRWCAVLLVLGVTAAGCTGRGPARRDDPPRSSPSADGCCGVAAERITRRLADGARVLISTVTVRPSARVTVRPDAGDHLATTETVGRTARREGAVAAVNGSFFDTVGSAVSSGYPGDPLGVLAIDGRLLSEAANGRTALILPGPGERPRIDEVRSEMWLTAPDGAVRELDGVNRAPGRIVGCGGTGGDRLASTGLPEQRPRHNQLCLDDSEIVAFTPDWGARTPPGAPGSAEAVLDVDGRVTALRSPAGGEIPRTGSTLTGVGEGADWLRTHARQGLPLGRRTSVTDSSGHDVLAPGASVLGAGPALLRGGETWINGAANGFTGDTSAERQPRTVVGIEADGTLLLAVFDGRGPDSAGVTLREAAELMRELGAVDALNLDGGGSSTMVVNGRLHNRPRDAQGAPVQERAVADALVVLETER, from the coding sequence GTGAGACCGCATCGGGACCGCCTCGTGCGCTGGTGCGCGGTCCTGCTGGTCCTGGGGGTGACGGCCGCCGGGTGCACCGGCCGAGGTCCCGCCAGGCGCGACGATCCGCCGCGCTCGTCCCCGTCGGCCGACGGGTGCTGCGGGGTGGCGGCGGAGCGGATCACCCGCCGGCTGGCGGACGGGGCGCGGGTCCTCATCAGCACGGTGACCGTCCGGCCGTCCGCCCGGGTCACGGTGAGGCCGGACGCCGGCGACCATCTCGCGACCACCGAGACCGTCGGCCGGACGGCGCGGCGCGAAGGAGCCGTGGCTGCGGTGAACGGCTCCTTCTTCGACACCGTCGGGTCCGCCGTCTCCAGCGGCTATCCGGGAGATCCGCTGGGCGTTCTGGCCATCGACGGCCGACTGCTCAGCGAGGCGGCGAACGGACGCACCGCGCTGATCCTGCCCGGCCCCGGAGAGCGGCCCCGCATCGACGAAGTGCGTTCCGAGATGTGGCTGACCGCGCCTGACGGAGCGGTGCGCGAACTGGACGGGGTGAACCGGGCGCCGGGAAGAATCGTCGGCTGCGGAGGCACGGGCGGGGACCGACTGGCCAGTACGGGGCTGCCGGAGCAGCGGCCCCGGCACAACCAACTCTGCCTGGACGACAGCGAGATCGTCGCCTTCACCCCCGACTGGGGCGCGCGTACGCCACCCGGCGCACCCGGCAGCGCGGAGGCCGTGCTCGACGTGGACGGGCGGGTGACGGCGCTCCGCAGCCCTGCGGGCGGGGAGATCCCCCGGACCGGCTCCACCCTCACCGGGGTCGGGGAGGGCGCCGACTGGCTGCGGACGCACGCACGTCAGGGGCTGCCGTTGGGCCGGCGGACCAGCGTGACGGACAGCAGCGGGCACGACGTCCTCGCCCCGGGAGCGTCCGTGCTGGGCGCGGGCCCCGCGCTGCTGCGCGGGGGAGAGACCTGGATCAACGGCGCGGCCAACGGGTTCACCGGCGACACATCGGCCGAGCGCCAGCCCCGTACGGTCGTCGGCATCGAGGCGGACGGCACGTTGCTCCTGGCAGTCTTCGACGGCCGTGGCCCGGACAGCGCGGGCGTCACACTGCGGGAGGCGGCGGAGCTGATGCGCGAGCTGGGGGCGGTGGACGCACTCAACCTCGACGGCGGCGGCTCCAGCACGATGGTGGTGAACGGGCGGCTCCACAACCGGCCCAGGGATGCTCAGGGAGCGCCGGTACAGGAACGCGCCGTGGCCGACGCGCTGGTCGTCCTGGAGACGGAACGCTGA
- a CDS encoding Ig-like domain-containing protein yields the protein MSTFTLTGMRSVQQDNPSVVAHMELRSSADPRLPVEPGRRIDFEWILTPQGDGTRYYGYLMADSFDKVATIENMAGMSLLTSGDRYATSTDPGVERVARFSLRVNRHVAPDAFLVPVLRAGIIADGGKGLTSTTFSLKNHGFRIASLPPQGRSMTVVPGHRGVLTDFTAGMGEDVRLVGVGPARHGVTSVEVDGAVTYHPFNGHLGYDWFDYVLDAGGGRLVSGRVTVHVGDLGVTPGVLGGWAPAP from the coding sequence ATGAGCACCTTCACCCTCACCGGAATGCGCAGCGTCCAGCAGGACAACCCCTCGGTCGTGGCGCACATGGAGCTGCGGTCCTCCGCGGATCCCCGGCTGCCCGTCGAGCCCGGCCGGCGGATCGACTTCGAATGGATCCTCACCCCGCAGGGCGACGGCACCCGCTACTACGGGTATCTCATGGCCGATTCGTTCGACAAGGTCGCCACCATCGAGAACATGGCCGGAATGAGCCTGTTGACCTCGGGCGACCGGTACGCGACATCGACGGACCCTGGTGTCGAGCGCGTCGCCAGGTTCTCGCTCCGGGTGAACCGGCACGTCGCGCCCGACGCCTTCCTCGTCCCCGTCCTGCGGGCGGGCATCATCGCCGACGGCGGGAAGGGTCTCACCTCCACCACGTTCTCCCTGAAGAACCACGGCTTCCGGATCGCCTCGCTGCCCCCGCAGGGACGGAGCATGACGGTGGTCCCCGGACACCGCGGAGTGCTGACCGACTTCACCGCCGGGATGGGCGAGGACGTCAGGCTGGTCGGGGTCGGCCCCGCCCGGCACGGGGTGACGAGTGTCGAGGTGGACGGAGCGGTGACGTACCACCCGTTCAACGGTCATCTGGGCTACGACTGGTTCGACTACGTGCTGGACGCCGGTGGCGGCCGCCTGGTCTCCGGCCGGGTGACCGTTCATGTCGGGGACCTCGGCGTGACGCCCGGCGTGCTCGGAGGCTGGGCACCGGCACCGTGA
- a CDS encoding rhamnogalacturonan acetylesterase, whose translation MLSDWSPEQGRPRRIFLAGDSAAVTREASKAPMTGWGQVLHFFLSSQEVEIVNCARAGASARTFSERGRLDWILQNIRPGDYLFTSFGINDAKPEEWLRTEAYGDFPHHLRKFVDGARERNAHPVLISPPERDTHDVHGNLPRSITEYVMAMRDLAAECSVPYVNLYDQTHGWWEGLGPEGVRPFFIHLEPGEHPNYAEGFHDPGHMTPEGAIACARYVAYALVEQRIVPPHWAVNLDRADFPPEWVSWLDEETHAELTRSRTLGSN comes from the coding sequence GTGCTGTCTGACTGGAGTCCCGAGCAGGGCAGGCCCCGCCGGATCTTCCTCGCGGGCGACTCCGCCGCGGTGACGCGGGAAGCGAGCAAGGCGCCCATGACGGGCTGGGGCCAGGTGCTCCACTTCTTCCTCAGCTCGCAGGAGGTGGAGATCGTCAACTGCGCGCGGGCCGGAGCGAGCGCCCGCACGTTCAGCGAGCGGGGCAGGCTCGACTGGATCCTCCAGAACATCCGCCCCGGGGACTACCTGTTCACCTCGTTCGGCATCAACGACGCCAAGCCGGAGGAGTGGCTCCGTACGGAGGCGTACGGCGACTTCCCGCACCACCTGCGGAAGTTCGTCGACGGCGCGCGCGAACGCAACGCCCATCCGGTGCTGATCAGCCCGCCGGAACGGGACACCCACGATGTGCACGGCAACCTGCCGAGGAGCATCACGGAGTACGTGATGGCGATGCGCGACCTCGCGGCCGAGTGCAGCGTTCCCTACGTCAACCTCTACGACCAGACCCACGGCTGGTGGGAGGGGCTGGGCCCGGAGGGCGTGCGCCCCTTCTTCATCCACCTGGAGCCGGGGGAACACCCGAACTACGCGGAGGGGTTCCACGACCCCGGCCACATGACGCCGGAGGGGGCCATCGCGTGCGCGCGCTATGTCGCCTACGCGCTGGTGGAGCAGCGGATCGTCCCACCGCACTGGGCCGTCAACCTCGACCGCGCGGACTTTCCTCCGGAGTGGGTGAGCTGGCTCGACGAGGAGACACACGCCGAACTGACCAGGTCACGCACGCTGGGCTCGAACTGA
- a CDS encoding bifunctional glycosyltransferase/CDP-glycerol:glycerophosphate glycerophosphotransferase — MNHEQDTPDVWVTVVIPAYNAATTIGKALQSAVNQTYELVEVVVVDDASTDNTLDVVKNFAGTNGRVRVLRRPTNSGGVGAPRNLGIAQAAGRYVMFLDADDELPPRACELLLAGALESGSDITAGKAVRVNRATGESEGWAPEVYALARTVPGLVEFPLMLADPIAAAKLYRVDFLRSGGVWFPEGVFYEDTYFSTVAGCLADGITVITDPVYRWMWEPEGGSITGRTGELRSISDRVAVHRATDAFLLDRGLWQLKVRKDSKFLAHDLRLYMRALAEGDPEFQQGFAEIASNYLFSISDEAFELCDPVDRVRAYLVMYQEIEAALTTLDYMQRKSVLSSFLVEEDGRVYWSGDHLHLPDARRMLDVTELGLSAAKLAQEPLFAQLDEWSVDEGKLRFEGRLVNRFGRIEPGHDLKLTLAVRNRHTKKDVTVPIDGVDIDERFVGFGGTVDLPAVLGDDFSESTVWNVSVVVEWNRARSRSPLNVRDVDLSGLTFLANGEEQEGYRTISGNLALRAATAGRKSFESAQNDPDAPWMWWRDRIHPPISRLDHPFEMAVVVPCYNVAKYLDDCLGSIAAQEGFAATQVILVDDGATDETPRILDNFAQYYANVTVVHQTNGGLGNARNNGLDRVTAPYVTFLDSDDILGERALSHMLQAAWRDGSELVVGDLVNFPDRPYGPWKQYFGQGDRVFDDFASVPDLIFSGSACNKLFSTQLLRRLGVRFGEGVHFEDAWVTLPSMLRANAISLVDRPVYYYRGRPDGSSIMDSLWSKPANYRDHLRLNHFLLDYTATERADIRHMFQRYATRTYKGFLCNARNVMGRTQLEEIFPGICRHYAQIADEVILEYATTSAQQLDHYAAKSGNFELFCNPEPALENAPLALEIDDEGFHRTFPGGTQNTRTARVNDPNVVVESVRTRGDVLVVEGCLAFPGMDISGPMENELEFVYQTAHAKIAVPLRQVARRDLWNTRNGRDLYAGWYAEVPVKDLTRSGFGVGDFRLRVHRVDRSRQRNVVMKARLPLHRLKGPGRIAGHPYMLTIGGQDALHLRLIDRKPVARARHALWRTAREIRILKTRNPGWRMRLAYWLMYPFLNSREIWLIGERSDTAQDNSYHFFKWMRTHRKRRKAYYVIDGNSPDYKKVAPYGRVIKRGSFKHRMYLLHATKLIGSYDSESYLLPEGYRKVLFLHRFGELLKYQRVFLQHGVTYNDVTSGADQRITSYDMIVTTGRQERAYLAREAGFGDRAVLAGMPRFDALRREPGERPRILLMPTWRQWIVTASYKKSVGPAKTSFTQSEYFRFYRSLLSDRRLAAALEHFGVDLEFFPHYEIRPYLHHFHLDSPAIEVADPGTRNVQEAMKECSLMVTDYSSVFFDVAYMGIPLVHVPFDEEDFYGRHYKRGYFNLTEHGFGPVCRTVDQAVDEIIASMARKFTVESPYRERAEYFFAHRGAGNSERVYEAIDALGTASAADLGPSGPVAALPATRAHRDDDMRGVPDDGAAALDTAGRGTYENGWDRAV, encoded by the coding sequence ATGAACCACGAACAGGACACACCCGACGTCTGGGTCACGGTGGTGATCCCCGCGTACAACGCGGCCACGACGATCGGCAAGGCGCTCCAGTCCGCCGTCAACCAGACGTACGAGCTGGTCGAGGTCGTCGTCGTCGACGACGCCTCCACGGACAACACCCTAGACGTCGTGAAGAACTTCGCCGGGACCAACGGCCGCGTCCGCGTGCTGCGCCGGCCCACCAACAGCGGCGGCGTCGGCGCGCCCCGCAACCTGGGCATCGCGCAGGCCGCCGGCCGGTACGTGATGTTCCTCGACGCCGACGACGAGCTGCCGCCCCGCGCCTGCGAGCTGCTGCTGGCCGGTGCGCTGGAGAGCGGCAGCGACATCACTGCGGGCAAGGCCGTCCGGGTCAACCGGGCCACCGGCGAGAGCGAGGGCTGGGCCCCCGAGGTGTACGCGCTGGCGCGCACCGTGCCCGGCCTGGTGGAGTTCCCGCTGATGCTGGCCGACCCGATCGCGGCGGCCAAGCTGTACCGGGTGGACTTCCTGCGCTCGGGCGGGGTCTGGTTCCCCGAGGGCGTCTTCTACGAGGACACGTACTTCTCCACCGTGGCGGGCTGCCTCGCCGACGGGATCACCGTCATCACCGACCCCGTCTACCGGTGGATGTGGGAACCCGAGGGCGGATCGATCACCGGCCGCACGGGCGAGCTGCGCTCCATCAGCGACCGGGTCGCGGTGCACCGCGCCACCGACGCGTTCCTCCTAGACCGCGGCCTGTGGCAGCTCAAGGTCCGCAAGGACTCCAAGTTCCTCGCCCACGACCTGCGCCTGTACATGCGGGCGCTCGCGGAGGGCGACCCGGAGTTCCAGCAGGGGTTCGCCGAGATCGCGAGCAACTACCTCTTCTCCATCAGCGACGAGGCGTTCGAGCTGTGCGACCCGGTCGACCGGGTCAGGGCCTACCTCGTCATGTACCAGGAGATCGAGGCCGCGCTCACCACGCTCGACTACATGCAGCGCAAGAGCGTGCTGTCGTCCTTCCTCGTGGAGGAGGACGGCCGGGTGTACTGGTCGGGCGACCATCTGCACCTGCCGGACGCCCGGCGCATGCTCGATGTGACGGAGCTCGGCCTCTCGGCGGCCAAGCTCGCCCAGGAACCGCTCTTCGCCCAGCTCGACGAGTGGTCCGTGGACGAGGGGAAGCTCCGGTTCGAGGGCAGGCTGGTCAACCGCTTCGGGCGGATCGAGCCCGGACACGACCTCAAGCTGACGCTGGCAGTACGTAACCGCCACACGAAGAAGGACGTCACCGTCCCGATCGACGGCGTCGACATCGACGAACGGTTCGTCGGCTTCGGCGGCACCGTCGACCTGCCCGCCGTCCTCGGCGACGATTTCTCCGAGAGCACGGTCTGGAACGTGTCGGTCGTCGTCGAGTGGAACCGGGCCAGGTCCCGCTCCCCGCTCAACGTGCGCGACGTGGACCTCTCCGGGCTGACCTTCCTGGCGAACGGGGAGGAGCAGGAGGGCTACCGCACGATCAGCGGCAACCTCGCCCTGCGGGCCGCCACGGCGGGCCGCAAGTCCTTCGAGTCCGCGCAGAACGACCCCGACGCGCCGTGGATGTGGTGGCGCGACCGGATCCACCCGCCGATCTCCCGCCTGGACCATCCCTTCGAGATGGCCGTCGTCGTGCCCTGCTACAACGTGGCCAAGTACCTGGACGACTGCCTCGGCTCGATCGCTGCCCAGGAAGGCTTCGCCGCCACCCAGGTCATTCTGGTGGACGACGGCGCCACCGACGAGACACCCCGGATCCTCGACAACTTCGCGCAGTACTACGCCAACGTCACGGTCGTCCACCAGACCAACGGCGGACTCGGAAACGCCCGGAACAACGGCCTGGACCGGGTCACCGCGCCGTACGTCACCTTCCTCGACTCCGACGACATCCTCGGCGAGCGGGCCCTGTCGCACATGCTCCAGGCGGCCTGGCGGGACGGCTCCGAGCTGGTCGTGGGCGACCTGGTGAACTTCCCCGACCGGCCCTACGGCCCGTGGAAGCAGTACTTCGGCCAGGGCGACCGCGTCTTCGACGACTTCGCCTCCGTACCCGACCTGATCTTCAGCGGATCCGCGTGCAACAAGCTGTTCAGCACCCAGCTGCTGCGCCGGCTCGGGGTGCGCTTCGGCGAAGGGGTCCACTTCGAGGACGCCTGGGTGACCCTGCCGAGCATGCTGCGGGCCAACGCCATCAGCCTGGTCGACCGCCCGGTGTACTACTACCGCGGGCGCCCCGACGGGTCCTCCATCATGGACTCGCTGTGGAGCAAGCCGGCGAACTACCGGGACCACCTGCGGCTCAATCACTTCCTGCTGGACTACACCGCCACCGAGCGGGCCGACATCCGGCACATGTTCCAGCGCTATGCGACCCGCACCTACAAGGGCTTCCTGTGCAACGCCCGTAACGTCATGGGCCGGACGCAGCTGGAGGAGATTTTCCCGGGCATCTGCCGCCACTACGCGCAGATAGCCGACGAGGTCATCCTCGAATACGCCACCACCTCCGCCCAGCAGCTCGACCACTACGCGGCGAAGAGCGGGAACTTCGAGCTCTTCTGCAACCCGGAACCGGCGCTGGAGAACGCCCCGCTGGCGCTGGAGATCGACGACGAAGGCTTCCACCGGACCTTCCCGGGCGGCACTCAGAACACCCGGACCGCCCGCGTCAACGACCCCAACGTCGTCGTCGAGTCGGTCCGTACCCGGGGCGACGTGCTGGTCGTGGAGGGTTGTCTGGCCTTCCCAGGCATGGACATCAGCGGCCCCATGGAGAACGAACTCGAGTTCGTCTACCAGACCGCGCACGCCAAGATCGCCGTACCGCTGCGCCAGGTCGCCCGCCGCGACCTGTGGAACACCCGCAACGGCCGCGACCTGTACGCCGGCTGGTACGCGGAGGTCCCGGTCAAGGACCTGACGCGCAGCGGATTCGGGGTCGGTGACTTCCGGCTCCGGGTGCACCGCGTGGACCGCTCGCGGCAGCGCAACGTCGTCATGAAGGCACGCCTTCCGCTGCACCGGCTCAAGGGCCCCGGCCGGATCGCCGGCCACCCCTACATGCTGACCATCGGCGGCCAGGACGCGCTGCACCTGCGGCTGATCGACCGGAAGCCCGTCGCGCGGGCCAGGCACGCCCTGTGGCGGACGGCCCGCGAGATACGCATCCTCAAGACCCGCAACCCGGGCTGGCGCATGCGCCTCGCCTACTGGCTCATGTACCCGTTCCTCAACTCCCGTGAGATCTGGCTCATCGGCGAGCGGTCGGACACGGCCCAGGACAACTCGTACCACTTCTTCAAGTGGATGAGGACCCACCGCAAGCGCCGCAAGGCGTATTACGTCATCGACGGGAACTCCCCCGACTACAAGAAGGTCGCCCCCTACGGCCGGGTGATCAAGCGCGGTTCCTTCAAGCACCGGATGTATCTGCTGCACGCGACCAAGCTGATCGGCTCGTACGACTCCGAGTCGTACCTGCTGCCCGAGGGCTACCGGAAGGTGCTCTTCCTGCACCGGTTCGGTGAGCTGCTGAAGTACCAGCGGGTCTTCCTGCAGCACGGAGTCACCTACAACGACGTGACCTCGGGTGCGGACCAGCGGATCACCAGTTACGACATGATCGTGACCACCGGCCGTCAGGAGCGCGCCTACCTGGCGCGCGAGGCCGGCTTCGGCGACCGCGCGGTGCTGGCGGGCATGCCCAGGTTCGACGCGCTGCGACGGGAGCCGGGGGAGCGTCCGCGCATCCTGCTCATGCCGACCTGGCGGCAGTGGATCGTCACGGCCTCCTACAAGAAGTCCGTGGGTCCGGCCAAGACTTCCTTCACCCAGTCCGAGTACTTCCGGTTCTACCGGTCGCTGCTCTCCGACCGGCGTCTCGCCGCGGCCCTGGAGCACTTCGGCGTCGACCTGGAGTTCTTCCCGCACTACGAGATCCGGCCCTACCTGCACCACTTCCACCTCGATTCCCCCGCGATCGAGGTCGCCGACCCCGGGACGCGCAACGTCCAGGAAGCCATGAAGGAGTGCTCCCTCATGGTCACGGACTACTCCTCCGTCTTCTTCGACGTGGCCTACATGGGGATCCCCCTCGTCCATGTGCCCTTCGACGAGGAGGACTTCTACGGGCGGCACTACAAGCGGGGCTACTTCAACCTGACGGAGCACGGCTTCGGCCCGGTCTGCCGTACGGTCGACCAGGCCGTCGACGAGATCATCGCCTCGATGGCCAGGAAATTCACCGTCGAGAGCCCGTACCGCGAGCGCGCGGAATACTTCTTCGCGCACCGCGGCGCGGGCAACTCCGAGCGCGTCTACGAGGCGATCGATGCCCTGGGAACGGCGAGCGCCGCCGACCTCGGCCCCTCCGGCCCCGTCGCCGCCCTGCCCGCCACCCGTGCGCACCGGGACGACGACATGCGCGGCGTACCGGACGACGGCGCGGCGGCTTTGGACACGGCCGGCCGGGGAACGTACGAGAACGGGTGGGACCGTGCTGTCTGA
- a CDS encoding CDP-alcohol phosphatidyltransferase family protein encodes MAKLSLRAVQKLTCKKRDAWWTVILVDPVATRMLIVMARFNFITPNRVTWAALFVGLGSAGFFLKGDMQSLIIGAALYHLSFILDCIDGKLARLKGNGTVFGGWLDYVFDRIRVLFCALALMGGQYLRNGDERFLLAALMVVFLDMLRYVDALQIYKMRMSMRTKIEKVTRERQEAERAAAAADGPVEPEAQQIRFMEDLLRENPESEAELLKEQAGGAGHVVDLHAQFRHRFPWYLRVRQALLRSRIRPHLISGIEFQMFVFIVGPLIGQILLTTVISAVLLGIFELIIMYKFWLSTRDFTHVMAELAEPPSGAGSIAPHLHRGRHRRGVQGDPLSAPEFQAPPAYEDPGFQPYPEPYASYGAPDQPSPDQQPTQAFQQLPTPAYQQMTQAYQQVRTQGYDQQAQGRPVYGAPGAMPPNHGYPGDREGVG; translated from the coding sequence ATGGCCAAGCTGTCCTTGCGTGCCGTCCAGAAGCTCACCTGCAAGAAGCGTGACGCCTGGTGGACGGTGATCCTGGTCGATCCCGTGGCCACGCGGATGCTCATCGTGATGGCGCGGTTCAACTTCATCACGCCGAACCGTGTGACGTGGGCGGCGCTGTTCGTCGGACTCGGTTCCGCCGGGTTCTTCCTCAAGGGCGACATGCAGTCCCTGATCATCGGTGCGGCGCTCTATCACCTGAGCTTCATCCTCGACTGCATCGACGGAAAGCTCGCGAGGCTCAAGGGCAACGGAACCGTCTTCGGCGGCTGGCTCGACTACGTCTTCGACCGCATCAGGGTGCTCTTCTGTGCCCTCGCCCTGATGGGCGGGCAGTACCTGCGCAACGGTGATGAAAGGTTTCTGCTCGCCGCGCTGATGGTCGTCTTCCTCGACATGCTCCGGTATGTCGACGCGCTCCAGATCTACAAGATGCGCATGTCGATGCGGACAAAGATCGAGAAGGTCACCCGGGAACGCCAGGAGGCCGAACGCGCGGCCGCCGCCGCCGATGGCCCGGTGGAGCCCGAGGCGCAGCAGATCCGGTTCATGGAGGACCTGCTGCGGGAGAACCCCGAGTCCGAGGCGGAGCTGCTCAAGGAACAGGCGGGCGGCGCCGGACACGTCGTCGACCTGCACGCCCAGTTCCGGCACCGCTTCCCCTGGTACCTGCGGGTGCGGCAGGCGCTGCTGCGCAGCCGGATCAGGCCGCACCTCATCAGCGGCATCGAGTTCCAGATGTTCGTCTTCATCGTGGGACCGCTGATCGGCCAGATCCTCCTGACCACGGTGATCTCCGCGGTCCTGCTGGGGATCTTCGAGCTGATCATCATGTACAAGTTCTGGCTCTCCACCCGCGACTTCACCCATGTGATGGCCGAGCTGGCCGAGCCGCCGTCCGGCGCGGGCTCCATCGCCCCCCACCTCCACCGGGGCCGGCACCGCCGCGGTGTGCAGGGCGACCCGCTCTCCGCCCCGGAGTTCCAGGCGCCGCCCGCCTACGAGGACCCCGGATTCCAGCCGTACCCCGAGCCCTACGCCTCGTACGGGGCACCGGACCAGCCGTCCCCGGACCAGCAGCCGACGCAGGCGTTCCAGCAGCTTCCGACGCCGGCGTACCAGCAGATGACACAGGCGTACCAGCAGGTCCGGACGCAGGGGTACGACCAGCAGGCGCAGGGCCGGCCGGTGTACGGCGCCCCCGGTGCCATGCCACCGAACCACGGGTACCCGGGTGATCGAGAGGGCGTCGGATGA